In one window of Vanrija pseudolonga chromosome 5, complete sequence DNA:
- the SPAC823.11 gene encoding Dihydrosphingosine 1-phosphate phosphatase, translating to MGATTSPVSPINPPPASVPVIALVPSSPRDGVTPITDVKEKQANGTADHASASNGTAKPKLKVETHHVEPGCQPESVYENALSPWRESMRRMVMAPLAAESEWLARLQQRVRTPGRDRYFFWSAVFGTHTFFTAFLPMLFFFGYPEKGRALLHVVGLGIYTSCVAKDLVCSPRPYSPPVTRLSVSTHHREYGFPSSHSANASSIALFVAGWLWEERAVVGWTWLTFGWSLLLVYYLSVAGGRLYSGMHSTIDVGGGTILGVLCWLIWHYAADASEAWVNSGTVLVPIVMIPLTLALIHYHPETPDDCPCFEDAIAIMAVILGSFVGHWDKARNHRDYGPSLWRNGAVWGAVIGLLRVVIGIALIFVWRLAAKKTMLTVLPELYRSAAKLFRFELPTRRFYTAATAYKGVADVPLRSIPSFMDLTTADSDLNSPTQSPQSGRDRSVSPMRNGDDEEGLRMRKPKPSPLRRRLSQVQIDPVASNGSYRGRRLRALPHYDAEVITKLVVYAGIGLLATAISPLLFPVVEASLGFP from the exons ATGGGAGCGACAACAAGCCCAGTATCACCGATTAACCCACCACCGGCATCGGTCCCGGTCATCGCCCTGGtcccctcgtcgcctcgggATGGCGTCACGCCCATCACCGACGTCAAGGAGAAGCAGGCCAATGGGACCGCCGACCACGCCTCAGCATCCAATGGTACCGCCAAGCCAAAGCTCAAGGTCGAGACGCATCATGTCGAGCCCGGCTGCCAGCCCGAGTCGGTGTACGAGAACGCGCTCTCCCCATGGCGCGAGTCGATGCGCCGTATGGTCATGGCCCCGCTTGCCGCCGAGAGCGAGTGGCTTGCCCGGCTCCAGCAGCGCGTGCGCACGCCGGGGCGTGATCGCTACTTCTTCTGGAGCGCCGTCTTTGGCA CGCATACATTCTTCACTGCGTTCCTCCCGAtgctcttcttcttcggaTACCCCGAGAAGGGACGCGC ACTGCTGCATGTCGTGGGCCTGGGAATCTACACGTCCTGTGTCGCCAAAGACCTTGTGTGCTCCCCGCGGCCGTACAGCCCTCCCGTGACGCGCTTGT CGGTCAGTACCCATCACCGCGAGTACGGCTTCCCATCCTCGCACTCGGCCAATGCGAGCAGTATCGCGCTGTTCGTCGCCGGCTGGCTgtgggaggagcgcgcggtcgTCGGCTGGACCTGGCTCACTTTTGGCTGGTCCCTGCTACTCGTGTACTACCTCAGTGTGGCCGGCGGCCGCCTGTACAGCGGCATGCACTCTACCA TCGACGTCGGAGGTGGTACGATTCTCGGCGTCCTTTGTTGGCTCATTTGGCACTACGCGGCGGACGCCTCTGAAGCATGGGTCAACAGTGGGACTGTGCTGG TTCCCATTGTCATGATTCCCCTTACACTCGCACTCATTCACTACCACCCCGAGACTCCGGACGACTGCCCGTGCTTTGAGGACGCCATCGCGATCATGGCCGTCATCCTCGGCTCCTTTGTCGGACACTGGGACAAGGCGCGGAACCATCGCGACTACGGCCCGTCGCTCTGGCGTAACGGTGCTGTCTGGGGCGCTGTCATTGGCCTTCTCCGCGTGGTCATTG GTATCGCCCTTATCTTTGTCTGGCGTTTGGCAGCCAAGAAGACCATGTTGACAGTGTTGCCCGAGCTGTACCGTTCTGCGGCCAAGCTCTTCCGCTTCGAGCTGCCAACACGACGATTCTACACGGCCGCGAC TGCCTACAAGGGCGTCGCAGACGTGCCCCTCCGCTCCATTCCGTCGTTCATGGACCTCACGACCGCCGACTCTGACCTCAACAGCCCAACTCAGTCTCCGCAGTCAGGTCGGGATCGCAGTGTGTCTCCGATGCGTAacggcgatgatgaggagggaCTGCGCATGCGCAAGCCAAAGCCCAGccccctgcgccgccgcctttCCCAGGTGCAGATCGATCCCGTTGCAAGCAACGGCAGCTACCGCGGACGACGATTGCGTGCCTTGCCGCATTACGACGCCGAAG TTATCACCAAGCTGGTTGTTTACGCTGGCAttggcctcctcgccaccgcgaTCTCACCCTTGCTCTTCCCCGTCGTGGAGGCGAGTCTCGGATTTCCTTAG
- the RYP2_1 gene encoding Spore development regulator RYP2 → MNRTYRITPIQHPDRGAPFAYRPLLSRLPLAPPLIIQLDTWDEDDELIVPTEEELSNMICHLTLETPAGETAAQVKISDTEVVPMLYGTLITTPKQMLDTAGAPGVYFCFPDVSVRFPGRFRLKAYVTRLHGGAALDSCYTEPFEVIPEAQYVEPPITDLTRHFHAQGLVNFGIPANDW, encoded by the exons ATGAATCG AACGTACCGTATCACGCCGATTCAGCATCCAGATCGGGGCGCTCCGTTTGCGTACAGGCCACTCCTTTCGCGACTGCCACTAGCGCCTCCCCTAATCATCCAATTAGACACttgggacgaggacgacgagttgATAGTGCC GACGGAGGAGGAGTTGTCGAACATGATCTGCCATCTGACGCTCGAAACGCCCGCTGGAGAGACTGCCGCCCAGGTCAAAATTTCGGATACCGAAGTCGTTCCAATGCTGTACGGGACGCTCATAACGACACCCAAGCAGATGCTGGACACTGCTGGAGCTCCTGGGGTCTATTTCTGTTTCCCAGATGTCAGCGTGCGGTTCCCGGGACGCTTTCGGCTAAAGGCATATGTGACTCGCCTTCACGG TGGTGCAGCATTGGATTCGTGCTACACCGAACCGTTCGAGGTGATCCCCGAAGCACAATATGTCGAACCAC CGATTACCGACTTGACCAGACACTTTCATGCCCAAGGACTGGTCAACTTCGGTATTCCTGCCAATGACTGGTAG
- the TPM2_1 gene encoding Tropomyosin-2 — protein sequence MDKIKERFTILGQKIEAAETRAEEAEAENKKLKQTLLERDQEISSLQHKLSLAEEELEKTEGKVKELKGAAEEGDTHRTAGENLARKVQLLEEELDKAEKDLKETTEKLRQVDVKAEHFERAVQRAEQERDDWEKKHGDAVEKYQQSKRELDEVVAQMESL from the exons ATG gacaagatcaaggag CGCTTCACCATCCTCGGCCAGAAGatcgaggctgccgagacCCGCgctgaggaggccgaggctgagaACAAGAAG CTCAAGCAGACCCTCCTTGAGCGTGACCAGGAGATCTCGTCGCTCCAGCACAAGCTCtcgcttgccgaggaggagctcgagaagaccgagggcaaggtcaaggagctcaagggtgccgccgaggagggcgacacGCACCGCACTGCTGGCGAGAACCTTGCTCGCAAGGttcagctcctcgaggaggagctcgacaaggccgagaaggaccTCAAGGAGACGACCGAGAAGCTCCGCCAGgtcgacgtcaaggccgagcacTTTGAGCGTGCcgtccagcgcgccgagcaggagcgTGACGACTGGGAGAAGAAGCACGGT gacgccgtcgagaagTACCAGCAGtcgaagcgcgagctcgacgaggttgtTGCCCAGATGGAGAGCTTG TAA
- the NUT1 gene encoding Mediator of RNA polymerase II transcription subunit 5, with protein sequence MTTATDELDVRQLIGRAAVRAVPPKRFTRLVADLVARKGLEADAAERAIAVGLLHHLVRPSAPGILVNYLAQALAAPLFTARTFVVALLTHLYRSDAIATASITPQLVSISSALLANPTGLGPGDVLPSPIELASDIPDVGTSESAAAAPEQAPALSLILPLLRQCAAMSPPPPPLLAIASRLTTLIPPLPAPPFDVGLEAAQLSAVLPEDVGRPLRECLAGLMADLPLPDAPAQDVAGLFGVPDVGQQSGGFGDIGAGMTMSSLRATPLPLQQTTEFLIEYVRRAQGWTRNVVSTTEPPQPAPHLIHMLKLGRSLSADSSAFMSALLDAAAARVLAAWSKGPGEAVFPFVFFTEQLPILFKWWHDNSDPKWPYPATLQQSLSNIFASHGPQLATWYQALTALYTAKFTQIEPDDEAGPYQQPDGWVSLSLEGTAVRRHTSLGLLDEDASVILIGSPVKAAPGESLIERLANCAPSHLPALENFITHAAGSAQSLGAEIVQAITAAPQTPPPENLFARLASSPMILSLISAYITPCSLLDLLVTHLLRDAEDPTRAEDPGAALIRFGSGVTLIEVLCAQFELPLPDLLYDSRRALNLANLSEHHQSNLNGWVKALFGSDGIDDEILLSTSSSDICRLSSTLVHQAVVAAVNGQIDLDTLHSGLSYFAQPLLSWCLGGVVGWLCTEIERQGLLSGLHLNVLQTLVLDSSFPEPLLQANSRAINRLLEPATGLDAVLQSSSFDTAAVRQRLQAVGSPAASSIPETSAAPSLPALRSELQGVRHLDLAAPGWDSRLLDALDGALLAHGPLRTINSVLTDMLHPSMLEVDANASDPLGQFAALLFALRLPRSSTLPLVATLVDGYIPTLFGPRSPFIPVPPMPGPAILGVSVPAVPGPPPPPLPFAAHALHRLLRASLLAAESFSQDGDTTTFADMLAAHLATELAFQRGRPSSANRAKRQQPPRGSLAGATADPGLSTEQRELLDTLTAALEADDELKARWPVLGGAKE encoded by the exons ATGACCACCGCGAcagacgagctcgacgtgcgcCAGTTGATaggccgcgctgccgtccgcgccgtcccGCCAAAACGG TTcacccgcctcgtcgccgatctcgtcgcgcgcaaggggctcgaggccgacgccgccgaacgAGCAATAGCAG tgGGTCTGCTGCACCACCTCgtgcggccgagcgcgccaggcatcctcgtcaactacctcgcgcaggcgctcgccgcgcccctGTTCACTGCGCGGACGtttgtcgtcgccctccttaCGCATCTGTACCGATCCGACGCGATCGCCACGGCATCCATCACCCCCCAGCTCGTCAGCATCTCGTCGGCGCTTTTGGCCAACCCCACCGGCCTTGGCCCCGGAGATGTTCTCCCGTCGCCGATCGAGCTGGCGTCTGACATCCCGGATGTTGGGACGAGCGAatccgccgctgctgccccggAGCAGGCGCCGGCACTCAGCCTCATCCTTCCCCTGCTGAGGCAGTGTGCAGCCATgtctccgccgcccccacccctgCTTGCGATTGCGTCGCGCTTGACGACGCTGATCCCTCCactgcccgcgccgccattCGACGTCGGGCTTGAGGCCGCCCAGCTCAGCGCCGTGCTGCCCGAGGACGTCGGACGACCGTTAAGAGAGTGTCTCGCGGGGCTGATGGCCGACCTGCCGCTTCCTGATGCCCCGGCACAGGACGTTGCTGGGCTGTTCGGCGTGCCGGACGTTGGGCAGCAGTCCGGAGGCTTTGGCGACATTGGTGCTGGCATGACCATGTCCTCGTTGCGAGCAACTCCGCTGCCGCTCCAGCAGACGACGGAGTTCCTCATCGAATatgtccgccgcgcgcagggATGGACGCGCAATGTCGTGTCGACCACTGAGCCGCCCCAACCAGCACCCCACCTCATTCACATGCTCAAGCTTGGGCGATCATTgtcggccgactcgtcggcgtTCATGTCGGCATTGCTGGAcgcagccgccgctcgcgtTCTCGCTGCCTGGTCAAAAGGACCTGGAGAGGCCGTCTTCCCCTTCGTCTTCTTCACCGAGCAGCTGCCGATCCTGTTCAAATGGTGGCACGACAACTCGGACCCCAAGTGGCCCTACCCTGCAACGCTGCAGCAGTCGCTCTCAAACATCTTTGCCTCGCACGGCCCTCAACTCGCGACCTGGTACCAGGCATTGACGGCTCTGTACACGGCAAAGTTTACCCAGATCGaacccgacgacgaggcagggCCGTACCAACAGCCTGATGGGTGGGTATCGCTCTCGCTGGAAGGGACCGCCGTGCGGCGGCACACGAGCCTCGGGCTgttggacgaggacgccagCGTCATCCTCATCGGTAGCCCGGTCAAGGCCGCGCCGGGAGAGTCGCTTATTGAGCGCCTGGCTAACTGCGCTCCGTCACATTTGCCAGCTCTCGAGAACTTCATCACGCACGCCGCAGGAAGCGCGCAGTCGCTGGGGGCCGAGATCGTTCAGGCAATCACAGCCGCGCCGCAGACACCCCCGCCTGAGAACCTCTTTGCCCGGCTCGCCAGCTCACCAATGATTCTGTCACTGATCTCGGCCTACATTACACCGTGCTCGCTACTAGATCTCCTTGTGACACACCTCCTCCGAGATGCCGAGGACCCGACGCGCGCAGAGGACCCCGGTGCTGCACTGATCCGGTTCGGATCAGGTGTGACTCTTATCGAGGTCCTATGTGCTCAGTTTGAG CTCCCGCTCCCCGACCTCCTGTACGACTCGCGACGCGCACTGAACCTCGCCAACTTGAGTGAGCATCATCAAAGCAACCTCAACGGCTGGGTCAAGGCTCTGTTCGGCTCGGACGgtatcgacgacgagatcttgctctcgacatcctcgtccGACATCTGCAGACTCTCGTCGACGTTGGTGCACCAGGCGGTCGTAGCCGCGGTAAACGGCCAGATTgacctcgacacgctgcacAGCGGCTTGTCGTACTTTGCTCAGCCGCTGCTCAGCTGGTGCCTGGGCGGAGTCGTCGGCTGGCTCTGCACCGAAATCGAGCGACAGGGGCTGCTGTCAGGTCTGCACTTGAACGTTCTCCAGACCCTGGTTCTCGATTCGTCGTTCCCTGAACCGCTTTTGCAGGCCAACTCCCGTGCGATCAACCGACTGCTGGAACCTGCCACTGGGCTGGATGCGGTCCTCCAGAGCTCGAGCTTTGACACGGCTGCCGTACGCCAGCGGCTGCAGGCCGTCGGAAGCCCAGCGGCGAGCAGTATCCCCGAGACCTCTGCTGCGCCGTCTCTCCCAGCGCTGCGGTCAGAGCTGCAGGGCGTGCgacacctcgacctcgcggcgccgggctgggACTCGCGGCTACTGGATGCGCTCGATGGCGCGCTACTCGCCCACGGGCCACTGAGAACTATCAACTCAGTGCTCACCGACATGCTGCACCCGTCCAtgctcgaggttgacgcgAACGCGAGTGATCCGCTTGGCCAGttcgcggcgctgctgttCGCGCTACGCCTGCCACGTTCGTCGACACTtccgctcgtcgcgacgcTGGTGGACGGGTATATCCCAACGCTGTTTggcccgcgctcgccattcATCCCAGTGCCGCCCATGCCAGGCCCGGCCATCCTGGGTGTCTCAGTGCCAGCCGTGCCTGggcctccccctccgcccttgccgttcgCGGCACACGCGCTGCACCGGCTGCTGCGGGCATCGCTGCTTGCTGCCGAGTCATTCTCGCAGGACGGTGACACGACGACTTTTGCAGACATGCTTGCGGCGCACCTTGCCACCGAGCTTGCGTTCCAGCGCGGGcgccccagctcggccaACCGTGCCAAGCGTCAACAGCCGCCACGCGGTTCGCTGGCCGGGGCGACCGCGGACCCCGGGCTGAGcaccgagcagcgcgagctgctggacaCGCTGACGGCTGCGTTGGAGGCCGatgacgagctcaaggcgcgGTGGCCGGTTCTGGGTGGTGCCAAGGAGTAG